From Doryrhamphus excisus isolate RoL2022-K1 chromosome 22, RoL_Dexc_1.0, whole genome shotgun sequence, one genomic window encodes:
- the LOC131109882 gene encoding urotensin-2 receptor, with amino-acid sequence MKKDNMTNKSFFNSSPSGSGTGTADEELVITSTFGTLLSVVYVIGVSGNVYTLVVMRHSIRFATSMYISIINLALADLLYLSTIPFVVSTYFLKDWYFGDAGCRVLLSLDLLTMHASIFTLTVMCSERYLAVTKPLDTARRSKSYRKALAWGVWLLSLLLTLPMMVMVAQTTAKSPDGGVKRMCAPTWAPVAYKVYVTVLFGTSIMAPGLIIGYLYVKLARTYLESQRNSVVSKGGKRSPKQKVLIMIFTIVLVFWACFLPFWVWQLLPLYHSQPLSLASQTHTCINYLVASLTYSNSCINPFLYTLLTKNYREYLKNRHRSFYRYTSSFKQRPPSLYSWGKSASSSNQLEFNSETLVMGTFK; translated from the coding sequence ATGAAGAAAGACAACATGACTAACAAGTCTTTCTTCAACTCAAGTCCCAGTGGCTCTGGGACGGGGACGGCGGACGAGGAACTCGTCATCACCTCCACTTTCGGGACTCTCCTTTCCGTCGTGTACGTCATCGGGGTGTCGGGGAATGTGTACACTCTGGTGGTGATGCGTCACTCCATCCGCTTCGCCACGTCCATGTACATCTCCATCATTAACCTGGCCCTGGCGGATCTTCTCTACCTCTCCACCATCCCCTTCGTAGTGTCCACCTACTTCCTCAAGGACTGGTACTTCGGCGACGCAGGCTGCAGGGTCCTTCTCAGCCTGGACCTTCTCACCATGCACGCCAGCATCTTCACGCTCACAGTCATGTGCTCGGAGCGTTACCTGGCCGTCACCAAGCCCCTCGACACGGCGCGCCGCTCGAAGAGTTACCGTAAAGCTCTAGCGTGGGGAGTGTGGCTCCTCTCCTTGCTCCTCACTCTCCccatgatggtgatggtggccCAGACGACTGCTAAATCCCCGGACGGGGGTGTGAAGAGGATGTGCGCTCCCACGTGGGCGCCCGTGGCTTACAAAGTCTACGTGACGGTCCTGTTTGGCACCAGCATCATGGCACCAGGTCTTATTATTGGGTACCTGTACGTCAAGTTGGCGCGCACATACTTGGAGTCCCAGCGCAACTCTGTCGTCAGCAAAGGCGGGAAACGCTCACCGAAACAAAAAGTACTCATCATGATCTTCACCATTGTGCTCGTGTTCTGGGCGTGCTTTCTGCCATTTTGGGTCTGGCAGCTGCTGCCGTTGTACCACAGCCAGCCGCTGAGTTTGGCCTCGCAGACGCACACCTGCATCAACTACCTGGTGGCGAGCCTCACCTACAGCAACAGCTGCATTAACCCCTTCCTCTACACGCTGCTCACCAAGAACTACAGGGAGTATCTGAAGAACCGGCACAGGAGCTTCTACCGGTACACGTCGTCGTTTAAGCAACGGCCGCCCAGTTTGTACTCCTGGGGGAAGTCCGCCTCCTCCAGCAACCAGTTAGAGTTCAACTCGGAGACGCTCGTCATGGGGACCTTCAAGTGA